Proteins from a genomic interval of Geodermatophilus obscurus DSM 43160:
- a CDS encoding ABC transporter ATP-binding protein produces MSLTADVRVDRGPLTVELDLEVADGEVLAVLGPNGAGKSTLLRVLAGLLPPDDGRVVVGSETWDDVPAGVHVPAHERRLGMVFQDHLLFPHLSVTDNVAFGLRTRGLGKPAARAAARDWLARVGIAELGDRRPGRLSGGQAQRAALARALVGEPALLLLDEPLSALDARTRLTVRAELRRHLGEFPGSTVLVTHDPVDAMALADRVVVVEEGRVVQAGTPADVSRHPRTDYVARLVGLALLPGTGEGTTVRLDGGGRVAVAEEAAGPVFVAVRPESVALWPARPEGSPRNVWPARLVSATPHGSTVRCELDGEVPLVADVTATAFAELGLAPGTPVWASVKASDVAVYAR; encoded by the coding sequence GTGAGCCTCACCGCGGACGTCCGGGTCGACCGGGGTCCGCTGACCGTCGAGCTCGACCTCGAGGTGGCCGACGGGGAGGTGCTCGCCGTCCTCGGGCCCAACGGCGCCGGCAAGTCCACGCTGCTGCGCGTGCTCGCCGGGCTGCTGCCGCCCGACGACGGCCGGGTCGTCGTCGGCTCCGAGACGTGGGACGACGTCCCCGCCGGTGTGCACGTCCCCGCCCACGAGCGCCGCCTCGGCATGGTCTTCCAGGACCACCTGCTCTTCCCGCACCTGTCGGTCACCGACAACGTCGCCTTCGGCCTGCGCACCCGCGGCCTCGGCAAGCCCGCCGCCCGCGCCGCGGCCCGCGACTGGCTCGCGCGCGTGGGCATCGCCGAGCTCGGGGACCGGCGGCCCGGCCGGCTCTCCGGCGGGCAGGCGCAGCGGGCGGCGCTGGCCCGCGCCCTGGTGGGGGAGCCGGCGCTGCTGCTGCTCGACGAGCCGCTCTCGGCGCTGGACGCCCGCACCCGGCTCACCGTCCGCGCCGAGCTGCGCCGCCACCTCGGCGAGTTCCCCGGCAGCACGGTGCTCGTCACGCACGACCCGGTCGACGCGATGGCGCTGGCCGACCGGGTGGTCGTGGTGGAGGAGGGCCGCGTCGTGCAGGCCGGGACGCCGGCCGACGTCAGCCGCCACCCCCGTACCGACTACGTCGCCCGGCTGGTCGGCCTGGCGCTGCTGCCGGGCACCGGCGAGGGGACGACGGTGCGGCTCGACGGCGGCGGCCGCGTGGCGGTGGCCGAGGAGGCGGCGGGGCCGGTGTTCGTCGCCGTCCGCCCCGAGTCGGTGGCGCTGTGGCCCGCGCGGCCCGAGGGCAGCCCGCGCAACGTGTGGCCGGCCCGGCTGGTCTCGGCCACGCCGCACGGGTCGACGGTGCGCTGCGAGCTCGACGGCGAGGTGCCGCTGGTCGCCGACGTCACCGCGACCGCCTTCGCCGAGCTGGGCCTGGCCCCCGGCACGCCGGTGTGGGCGTCGGTCAAGGCCTCCGACGTCGCCGTCTACGCGCGCTGA
- the modB gene encoding molybdate ABC transporter permease subunit, with product MRRRREPGVPLPLLVPAVLAVAFLVLPLAGLVLRAPWGELGPQLAGPAVGQALRLSLVSATAATALSLVLGVPLAWVLARSQARGRSVLRALVTVPLVLPPVVGGVALFLVLGRQGIVGRWLDQALDVTIPFTTTAVVIAETFVAMPFLVISVEGALRAADARFEDAAATLGADRWTTFRRVTLPLVAPGIAAGAVLCWARALGEFGATITFAGNFPGTTQTMPLAVYLALQQDPDAAIVLSLVLLAVSVATLLLLRDRWLSRPGAAA from the coding sequence GTGAGGCGCAGGCGGGAACCCGGCGTCCCGCTCCCGCTGCTCGTCCCGGCGGTCCTCGCCGTCGCCTTCCTGGTCCTGCCGCTGGCCGGCCTCGTCCTCCGCGCGCCCTGGGGTGAGCTGGGCCCGCAGCTGGCCGGCCCGGCGGTCGGCCAGGCGCTGCGCCTGAGCCTGGTCTCCGCCACGGCCGCGACCGCGCTGTCCCTCGTGCTCGGCGTCCCGCTGGCCTGGGTGCTCGCCCGGTCCCAGGCCCGCGGCCGGTCGGTGCTGCGCGCGCTGGTCACCGTGCCGCTGGTGCTGCCCCCGGTCGTCGGCGGTGTCGCGCTGTTCCTGGTGCTGGGCCGGCAGGGCATCGTCGGTCGCTGGCTGGACCAGGCCCTCGACGTGACGATCCCGTTCACCACCACCGCGGTCGTCATCGCCGAGACCTTCGTGGCCATGCCGTTCCTCGTGATCAGCGTCGAGGGCGCGCTGCGCGCCGCCGACGCCCGCTTCGAGGACGCCGCCGCCACCCTGGGCGCCGACCGGTGGACGACGTTCCGCCGGGTCACCCTGCCGCTGGTCGCGCCCGGGATCGCCGCCGGCGCGGTGCTGTGCTGGGCCCGTGCGCTCGGCGAGTTCGGCGCCACCATCACCTTCGCGGGCAACTTCCCGGGGACGACGCAGACGATGCCGCTCGCGGTCTACCTGGCGCTCCAGCAGGACCCCGACGCGGCGATCGTGCTCTCCCTCGTGCTGCTCGCCGTCTCCGTCGCCACGCTGCTCCTCCTGCGCGACCGCTGGCTGTCCCGACCAGGAGCCGCGGCGTGA
- the modA gene encoding molybdate ABC transporter substrate-binding protein encodes MRVRSSVVLVAMALGALSACGGGDDGVAATTTTATSDDGGLGGTLTVFAAASLTDVFTDLGEQLEAGHPGLDVRFTFAGSSALATQVTQGAPADVFASANESQMAVVTEAGLADGEPQVFAANVLQIAVPAGNPAGVTGLADLAREELALAVCAPQVPCGAAAEDVFAAAGVEAAPDTLEEDVRAALTKVEIGEVDAALVYTTDVTAAGDAVEGIDVPEAERAVNDYPVAVLADAPNPQAAAAFVELVRSEEGQQALAAAGFRIP; translated from the coding sequence ATGCGGGTCCGGAGCTCGGTGGTGCTGGTGGCGATGGCCCTGGGCGCGCTGAGCGCCTGCGGCGGCGGGGACGACGGCGTGGCCGCGACGACCACGACGGCGACGTCCGACGACGGCGGGCTCGGCGGCACGCTGACCGTCTTCGCCGCCGCCTCGCTCACCGACGTCTTCACCGACCTCGGCGAGCAGCTCGAGGCCGGCCACCCCGGCCTGGACGTGCGGTTCACCTTCGCCGGCAGCTCGGCGCTGGCCACCCAGGTCACCCAGGGCGCCCCGGCCGACGTCTTCGCCAGCGCCAACGAGTCGCAGATGGCCGTCGTCACCGAGGCCGGGCTGGCCGACGGCGAGCCGCAGGTCTTCGCCGCCAACGTGTTGCAGATCGCCGTCCCGGCGGGCAACCCGGCCGGCGTCACGGGGCTCGCCGACCTCGCCCGGGAGGAGCTCGCGCTCGCGGTATGCGCTCCGCAGGTGCCGTGCGGCGCGGCCGCCGAGGACGTCTTCGCCGCGGCCGGCGTCGAGGCGGCGCCCGACACGCTCGAGGAGGACGTGCGGGCCGCGCTGACCAAGGTCGAGATCGGCGAGGTCGACGCCGCGCTGGTCTACACGACCGACGTCACCGCGGCCGGGGACGCCGTCGAGGGCATCGACGTCCCGGAGGCCGAGCGGGCGGTCAACGACTACCCGGTCGCGGTGCTCGCCGACGCACCCAACCCGCAGGCGGCCGCCGCCTTCGTCGAGCTGGTGCGCTCGGAGGAGGGGCAGCAGGCGCTCGCCGCCGCCGGCTTCCGGATCCCGTGA
- a CDS encoding TOBE domain-containing protein: MTTAYRIAEAAALLGVSDDTVRRWIDSGRLPASRDGGGPAHVDGADLARLATQLHEAPEPGTTRGSSARNRLTGIVTRVVRDTVMAQVEIQAGPFRLVSLMSREAADELGLDVGVRAVATVKATQVSVDVP; the protein is encoded by the coding sequence GTGACGACCGCCTACCGGATCGCCGAGGCCGCGGCCCTGCTCGGCGTCAGCGACGACACGGTGCGCCGCTGGATCGACAGCGGCCGGTTGCCGGCCTCCCGCGACGGCGGCGGTCCTGCGCACGTCGACGGCGCCGACCTCGCCCGGCTGGCCACGCAGCTGCACGAGGCTCCCGAGCCGGGCACCACCCGCGGCTCCTCGGCCCGCAACCGGCTGACCGGCATCGTCACCCGCGTGGTCCGCGACACGGTGATGGCGCAGGTGGAGATCCAGGCGGGGCCGTTCCGTCTGGTCTCGCTGATGTCGCGCGAGGCGGCCGACGAGCTCGGCCTGGACGTCGGCGTGCGGGCCGTGGCCACGGTCAAGGCCACCCAGGTCAGCGTCGACGTCCCCTGA
- a CDS encoding putative bifunctional diguanylate cyclase/phosphodiesterase produces MRRWWRPLIVSVVYLGLWLGLDAIASVFQARQEVSLWYPPTGLSFALLLVFGLRYAPLLVLTDPLHGLVVSGPDVSWVSVWLGGVLSTVVYTAVAWLLLRRLRIDPRLPGQRDVVWLLGLAAVAGPFVVAVAQVLQYTVAGLLTWGEFFRGVLGFWSGRATGVGMLTPALLVASRRVPALWRDRPALTDPLQLGRGDEHPSWPSRVRPRWLGRLADRVLDQPLELVGQTTLLLATVYLAYGEPAVGGLDLAYLVYVPLIWIAVRGGLPRVAFAVLVANTLAVALVGRDVVESPLRLQLGLVTLTLAGLTLGALVTGRQASIAAAEHAAVHDSLTGLANRVLLMDRLDAAAHRAERRPDARFAVLYCDLDGFKGVNDQLGHDAGDELLVGVARRLERAVRPGDLVSRLGGDEMAVLLDGVTGVEEAAGVAERLLAALAEPYAIDGREVVVTVSVGVAVADAEGLARPRLRGEREGLTGSDESGHAEEVLRAADLALQRAKATGGHRYELFNEPLRQRTRDRLGLRAALRRAVGAGAVTVAYQPIVRVTDGRLVAVETLARWHDAERGDVPAAEFIALAEETGLIHDLGMQVLEQACTQAVQWRRVFGPTSTPRVAVNVSTRQLLPADFAPRVLELLDRVGLPADALELEMTESCAMEPGARAALERFTAAGVTLAVDDFGTGYSSFAALRERTPQAFKLDRSFVARLPDDRPTDAIVSAVLALAQHLGATVTAEGVETDEQLQRLRELGCPQVQGFLLGSPATAQQIERDWLSRPR; encoded by the coding sequence ATGCGCCGCTGGTGGCGCCCGCTGATCGTCTCGGTGGTGTACCTGGGGCTCTGGTTGGGGCTGGACGCCATCGCCAGCGTCTTCCAGGCGCGCCAGGAGGTGTCGCTGTGGTACCCCCCGACCGGGCTGAGCTTCGCCCTGTTGCTGGTGTTCGGGCTGCGCTACGCCCCGCTCCTCGTGCTGACCGACCCGCTGCACGGACTGGTGGTGAGCGGTCCGGACGTCAGCTGGGTCAGCGTCTGGCTCGGCGGCGTGCTGAGCACCGTCGTGTACACGGCCGTGGCCTGGCTCCTGCTCCGGCGGCTGCGGATCGACCCTCGCCTCCCCGGCCAGCGTGACGTCGTCTGGCTGCTGGGGCTGGCCGCCGTCGCCGGGCCGTTCGTCGTCGCGGTCGCCCAGGTCCTGCAGTACACCGTCGCCGGGCTGCTGACCTGGGGGGAGTTCTTCCGCGGCGTCCTCGGCTTCTGGTCCGGCCGGGCCACGGGCGTCGGGATGCTGACCCCCGCGCTGCTCGTCGCGAGCCGGCGGGTACCCGCGCTCTGGCGCGACCGGCCGGCGCTCACCGACCCGCTCCAGCTGGGACGGGGAGACGAGCACCCGTCCTGGCCGAGCCGGGTCCGGCCACGGTGGCTGGGCAGGCTCGCCGACCGCGTGCTGGACCAGCCGCTGGAGCTCGTCGGGCAGACCACCCTGCTGCTCGCGACGGTCTACCTGGCCTACGGCGAGCCGGCGGTCGGCGGGCTGGACCTGGCCTACCTGGTGTACGTGCCCCTCATCTGGATCGCCGTCCGTGGTGGGTTACCCCGGGTGGCGTTCGCCGTCCTCGTCGCCAACACCCTCGCCGTGGCACTGGTCGGCCGGGACGTCGTGGAGAGCCCGCTGCGGCTGCAGCTCGGCCTGGTGACCCTCACCCTGGCCGGGTTGACGCTCGGTGCGCTGGTCACCGGCCGGCAGGCCAGCATCGCGGCCGCCGAGCACGCTGCAGTGCACGACTCGCTCACCGGGCTGGCCAACCGGGTCCTGCTCATGGACCGCCTGGACGCCGCGGCGCACCGGGCCGAGCGCAGACCCGACGCCAGGTTCGCGGTGCTCTACTGCGACCTCGACGGCTTCAAGGGGGTCAACGACCAACTCGGGCACGACGCCGGCGACGAGCTGCTCGTGGGGGTCGCGCGCCGGCTGGAGAGGGCCGTGCGGCCCGGCGACCTGGTCAGCCGGCTCGGCGGGGACGAGATGGCCGTCCTGCTCGACGGCGTGACCGGCGTCGAGGAGGCAGCCGGGGTCGCCGAGCGGCTGCTCGCCGCGCTGGCCGAGCCGTACGCCATCGACGGCCGGGAGGTCGTCGTCACGGTCAGCGTCGGGGTGGCGGTCGCCGACGCCGAGGGGCTGGCCCGGCCGCGGCTCCGCGGGGAGCGGGAGGGCCTGACCGGGTCGGACGAGAGCGGGCACGCCGAGGAGGTCCTCCGGGCAGCCGACCTGGCCCTGCAGCGGGCCAAGGCGACCGGAGGCCACCGCTACGAGCTGTTCAACGAACCCCTGCGCCAGCGCACCCGGGACCGGCTGGGGCTGCGCGCCGCGCTGCGCCGGGCGGTCGGAGCCGGAGCGGTGACCGTCGCCTACCAGCCGATCGTGCGGGTGACCGACGGCCGGCTCGTGGCCGTGGAGACGCTCGCCCGGTGGCACGACGCCGAGCGCGGGGACGTGCCGGCGGCGGAGTTCATCGCCCTGGCCGAGGAGACCGGGCTGATCCACGACCTCGGCATGCAGGTCCTCGAGCAGGCCTGCACCCAGGCCGTGCAGTGGCGACGGGTCTTCGGCCCGACCTCCACCCCGCGCGTGGCGGTCAACGTCTCGACCCGCCAGCTGCTCCCTGCGGACTTCGCCCCCCGCGTGCTCGAGCTGCTCGACCGCGTCGGGCTGCCCGCGGACGCCCTCGAGCTGGAGATGACGGAGTCCTGCGCGATGGAGCCGGGGGCGCGGGCAGCCCTGGAACGCTTCACCGCCGCGGGCGTCACGCTGGCCGTGGACGACTTCGGCACCGGCTACTCCAGCTTCGCGGCGCTGCGCGAACGGACGCCGCAGGCGTTCAAGCTCGACCGCTCCTTCGTCGCGCGGCTGCCCGACGACCGCCCGACCGACGCGATCGTCTCCGCCGTGCTCGCGCTCGCCCAGCACCTCGGCGCCACCGTCACCGCCGAGGGCGTGGAGACGGACGAGCAGCTCCAGCGCCTGCGGGAGCTGGGGTGCCCCCAGGTCCAGGGCTTCCTCCTGGGCAGCCCGGCGACCGCGCAGCAGATCGAGCGGGACTGGCTCAGCCGTCCGAGGTGA
- a CDS encoding RecQ family ATP-dependent DNA helicase: MPIGDAGQPVPVPRKKQDPAGASASVRTRRIRETARELLGYEDFRPGQEEAMESVVSGQDTLAVLPSGAGKSAVYQIAGQLVDGPVLVVSPLIALQRDQVGRLDDLDGLDGRAAQLNSALSVGDQRAALEGLADGTVRHLFLAPEQLTKPEVVEAIAKAQPALFVVDEAHCVSAWGHDFRPDYLRLGGVIEQLGHPTVLALTATAAPPVRAEIVERLGMHDARVVVAGFDRPEIRLEVEQHADAHGKDQAVLDRVTELIGDGRLPGIVYSATRKGTEGISAELAERGLRVRPYHAGLKKSEREDTQRAFMDDELDVVVATTAFGMGIDKPDTRFVVHAEPADSVDSYYQEIGRAGRDGQPALALLVYRQEDLGLRKFFAAGIPPEEELQQVAGLVAAAEAAGIEDGVDVRQLREETGRPATPLARDLNLLEQVSAVALDEEGAAHPVEGAPSPGDAAAAARELAEHHEQVDQSRVEMMRGYADTTECRRQFLLGYFGEQLEQPCGNCDNCDAGLSQEQPDDDETPFPAQTPVQHTEWGPGVVMRVEDDRLVVLFEEVGYKTLALAAVLDNDLLERRD; encoded by the coding sequence TTGCCGATCGGCGACGCCGGGCAGCCGGTGCCGGTGCCCCGCAAGAAGCAGGACCCCGCAGGGGCGTCCGCCTCCGTCCGCACCCGCCGCATCCGGGAGACTGCGCGAGAGCTGCTCGGCTACGAGGACTTCCGGCCGGGCCAGGAGGAGGCGATGGAGTCCGTGGTCAGCGGCCAGGACACCCTGGCGGTGCTGCCCTCGGGCGCCGGGAAGTCCGCCGTCTACCAGATCGCCGGGCAGCTGGTCGACGGTCCGGTGCTCGTCGTCTCCCCCCTCATCGCGCTGCAGCGCGACCAGGTCGGCCGGCTCGACGATCTCGACGGACTCGACGGCCGGGCCGCCCAGCTGAACTCCGCGCTCTCGGTCGGCGACCAGCGCGCCGCGCTCGAAGGACTCGCGGACGGAACGGTCCGCCACCTCTTCCTCGCTCCCGAGCAGCTGACCAAGCCCGAGGTCGTGGAGGCCATCGCGAAGGCGCAGCCGGCGCTGTTCGTCGTCGACGAGGCCCACTGCGTCTCCGCCTGGGGTCACGACTTCCGCCCCGACTACCTGCGCCTCGGCGGGGTGATCGAGCAGCTCGGTCACCCGACGGTGCTCGCCCTCACCGCCACCGCCGCGCCCCCGGTGCGCGCGGAGATCGTCGAGCGCCTGGGCATGCACGACGCCCGGGTCGTCGTGGCCGGGTTCGACCGGCCGGAGATCCGGCTGGAGGTCGAGCAGCACGCCGACGCCCACGGCAAGGACCAGGCCGTGCTCGACCGGGTCACCGAGCTGATCGGTGACGGGCGGCTCCCCGGGATCGTCTACAGCGCCACCCGCAAGGGCACCGAGGGGATCTCCGCCGAGCTCGCCGAGCGCGGGCTGCGGGTGCGGCCGTACCACGCCGGGCTGAAGAAGTCCGAGCGCGAGGACACCCAGCGCGCGTTCATGGACGACGAGCTGGACGTCGTCGTCGCCACGACCGCCTTCGGGATGGGCATCGACAAGCCCGACACCCGCTTCGTCGTCCACGCCGAGCCCGCCGACTCCGTCGACAGCTACTACCAGGAGATCGGCCGCGCCGGCCGGGACGGGCAGCCCGCGCTCGCCCTGCTCGTGTACCGCCAGGAGGACCTCGGCCTGCGGAAGTTCTTCGCCGCCGGCATCCCGCCGGAGGAGGAGCTGCAGCAGGTCGCCGGCCTGGTCGCCGCCGCGGAGGCCGCCGGCATCGAGGACGGCGTCGACGTCAGGCAGCTGCGCGAGGAGACCGGCCGGCCCGCCACCCCGCTGGCCCGCGACCTCAACCTGCTCGAGCAGGTGTCGGCGGTCGCGCTCGACGAGGAGGGCGCCGCCCACCCCGTGGAGGGGGCACCCAGCCCCGGCGACGCCGCGGCCGCCGCCCGCGAGCTGGCCGAGCACCACGAGCAGGTCGACCAGAGCCGGGTGGAGATGATGCGCGGCTACGCCGACACCACCGAGTGCCGGCGGCAGTTCCTGCTCGGTTACTTCGGCGAGCAGCTGGAGCAGCCGTGCGGGAACTGCGACAACTGCGACGCCGGCCTGTCCCAGGAGCAGCCCGACGACGACGAGACCCCGTTCCCGGCGCAGACCCCGGTGCAGCACACCGAGTGGGGGCCCGGCGTGGTCATGCGCGTCGAGGACGACCGGCTCGTCGTCCTGTTCGAGGAGGTCGGCTACAAGACGCTGGCGCTGGCCGCCGTCCTGGACAACGACTTGCTCGAGCGCCGCGACTGA
- a CDS encoding carbamoyltransferase family protein, with protein sequence MKVLGINAIYHDPSAALVIDGRVVAAAEEERFSRRKHGKRPLPWSAWELPELSAAWCLAEAGIRPEELDAVAYSFDPALMGTPEESGLFDDGDVMRRMYAEKAPDFLAHALPGLDPAKVRFVKHHVAHAASAGLAAPQRDNSVLVLDGRGEAHSHLAGRYTDGSLEVLAGQTLPHSLGLMYEDLTDHLGFLRSSDEFKVMAMASYGKPRFVGELSELIRATGDGGFRTEKIDFTEFAPRLGKGDEWTEAHADLAASVQQRLEEVLVDLARWVHEQTGDRVLTLAGGTALNCVANTRILAESPFEEVWVQPAAGDAGTALGAALHVAAELGERTEPMPGAALGRGWSDEEIQRWLETAAIDYERPDDVAEAVAEVLADNGIVAWFQGRSEFGPRALGHRSLLAHPGFEANLERMNDVKGREQFRPVAPMVLLERAPEIFSRGPIPSPYMLFVHDVAPEWGDRIPTVTHVDGTARIQTIDRETEPLVHRMIAAFERRTGIPVVVNTSLNTAGRPMVDDPRDALECFGSAPVDLLAIGPFVVRRPRPTPR encoded by the coding sequence GTGAAGGTCCTGGGCATCAACGCCATCTACCACGACCCGTCGGCGGCCCTGGTCATCGACGGCAGGGTCGTGGCCGCGGCCGAGGAGGAGCGGTTCAGCCGGCGCAAGCACGGCAAGCGCCCACTGCCGTGGAGCGCCTGGGAGCTGCCCGAGCTGTCGGCGGCCTGGTGCCTGGCCGAGGCCGGCATCCGCCCCGAGGAACTGGACGCCGTCGCCTACTCCTTCGACCCCGCGCTGATGGGGACCCCGGAGGAGTCCGGCCTGTTCGACGACGGCGACGTCATGCGCAGGATGTACGCCGAGAAGGCCCCTGACTTCCTGGCCCACGCCCTCCCCGGCCTCGACCCGGCCAAGGTCCGGTTCGTCAAGCACCACGTGGCGCACGCCGCCTCCGCCGGGCTGGCCGCGCCGCAGCGGGACAACTCCGTGCTGGTGCTCGACGGCCGCGGCGAGGCGCACAGCCATCTCGCCGGCCGCTACACCGACGGTTCCCTGGAGGTCCTCGCCGGCCAGACGCTCCCCCACTCGCTGGGCCTGATGTACGAGGACCTCACCGACCACCTGGGGTTCCTGCGCAGCTCCGACGAGTTCAAGGTCATGGCGATGGCCTCCTACGGCAAGCCGCGGTTCGTCGGCGAGCTGTCCGAGCTGATCCGGGCCACCGGCGACGGCGGCTTCCGAACCGAGAAGATCGACTTCACCGAGTTCGCCCCACGGCTGGGCAAGGGCGACGAGTGGACCGAGGCGCACGCCGACCTGGCCGCCAGCGTCCAGCAGCGGCTGGAGGAGGTGCTCGTCGACCTGGCCCGCTGGGTGCACGAGCAGACCGGCGACCGCGTCCTCACCCTCGCCGGGGGCACCGCGCTCAACTGCGTGGCCAACACCCGCATCCTGGCCGAGAGCCCCTTCGAGGAGGTCTGGGTGCAGCCCGCCGCCGGCGACGCCGGGACGGCGCTGGGGGCGGCCCTGCACGTCGCCGCCGAGCTCGGCGAGCGCACCGAGCCGATGCCGGGCGCCGCGCTCGGCCGCGGCTGGAGCGACGAGGAGATCCAGCGGTGGCTGGAGACGGCGGCGATCGACTACGAGCGGCCGGACGACGTCGCCGAGGCCGTGGCCGAGGTGCTGGCCGACAACGGCATCGTCGCGTGGTTCCAGGGCCGGTCGGAGTTCGGCCCGCGCGCGCTGGGCCACCGCTCGCTGCTGGCCCACCCCGGGTTCGAGGCCAACCTGGAGCGGATGAACGACGTCAAGGGCCGGGAGCAGTTCCGCCCGGTGGCGCCGATGGTGCTGCTGGAGCGGGCCCCCGAGATCTTCAGCCGGGGTCCGATCCCCTCGCCGTACATGCTCTTCGTGCACGACGTCGCGCCGGAGTGGGGTGACCGCATCCCGACGGTCACGCACGTCGACGGCACCGCCCGCATCCAGACCATCGATCGGGAGACCGAGCCGCTGGTGCACCGCATGATCGCGGCCTTCGAGCGGCGCACCGGCATCCCGGTGGTGGTCAACACCAGCCTGAACACCGCCGGGCGGCCGATGGTCGACGACCCGCGCGACGCGCTCGAGTGCTTCGGGTCGGCGCCGGTGGACCTGCTCGCCATCGGCCCGTTCGTCGTCCGCCGGCCGAGGCCCACCCCGCGCTGA
- a CDS encoding DUF4383 domain-containing protein has translation MSATSGNTGTGRGAMTWPQMLALAFGAIYLLVGVVGFFITGFGNFFAHDTNQTLLGFEINGMHNVVHIVVGVAGLLLGRTLAGARTYGWLLAIGYGAAFVYGLIAINKPWDFLSINAADNVLHLLTAIVGLAIALGPVRNAVTHRGTRV, from the coding sequence ATGTCCGCAACATCCGGCAACACCGGCACCGGCCGCGGCGCCATGACCTGGCCCCAGATGCTGGCGCTCGCCTTCGGTGCGATCTACCTCCTGGTCGGAGTCGTCGGCTTCTTCATCACCGGTTTCGGGAACTTCTTCGCCCACGACACCAACCAGACGCTGCTGGGCTTCGAGATCAACGGCATGCACAACGTCGTCCACATCGTCGTCGGTGTGGCCGGCCTGCTGCTGGGCCGCACCTTGGCCGGCGCGCGCACGTACGGCTGGCTGCTGGCCATCGGCTACGGCGCCGCGTTCGTCTACGGGCTGATCGCGATCAACAAGCCGTGGGACTTCCTCAGCATCAACGCCGCTGACAACGTCCTGCACCTCCTCACCGCGATCGTCGGTCTGGCCATCGCGCTGGGCCCGGTGCGCAACGCCGTCACCCACCGCGGTACGCGCGTCTGA
- a CDS encoding DUF3040 domain-containing protein produces MDDDAVLRALGEDLARTDPDLAARLTAGPGVRLRPPCRGVLWVLVLGALVAVGVPFLVGPAVFGVMALVVLVGCPFVISHCLPSTPDQPDDDPPSWSPGRGADP; encoded by the coding sequence GTGGACGACGACGCCGTCCTGCGCGCCCTGGGCGAGGACCTCGCCCGGACCGACCCCGACCTGGCCGCCCGCCTCACCGCCGGCCCCGGCGTGCGCCTGCGGCCGCCCTGCCGCGGTGTGCTCTGGGTGCTGGTACTCGGTGCGCTGGTGGCCGTGGGCGTGCCCTTCCTGGTCGGCCCGGCCGTCTTCGGCGTGATGGCCCTGGTGGTGCTGGTCGGTTGCCCGTTCGTGATCAGTCACTGCCTGCCGTCCACCCCGGACCAGCCGGACGACGACCCCCCGTCCTGGTCGCCCGGCCGCGGAGCCGACCCCTGA